In Falco rusticolus isolate bFalRus1 chromosome 7, bFalRus1.pri, whole genome shotgun sequence, the DNA window AGTGCTGACCACACACAATTTCTCTGTTGTCTTGATTTGTATCTCTGTGTGCTTGGGATCTCTTGTGGTTTAAAATCCGGTGTGCTCCATGATGGTCCAAAAACTTAGCTCAGTCATTGGAAAAAGGTAAATCAACAACAGAGGTCTTAGTATGGTTTACTTTTAGCAATCAGGAAAGctgtcttttgtcttttttttttttttaattactgtaattatgtTAGTGTAAACCCTGGCATAGGAAGAGATCCTTAGAATGAGCACAGCCTATGCACAGAATATATAGGGATTAGGTACACTTATATATTGACCTATGCAATGTTATATGTGACTGTATGTATAACATGGGGAATTAGAATTACTCTCCCTTactgagaaaaattaaaatactaaacaGTTAGAGTGGAGCCACCTTGCCTTGGAAGCTTGTAAGCACGCTGTTACAGTATGGTTCAAGTTGCAGGAGAAATTTTGTCTGTTGACTGTACGGCGATAGAGAGCCACTTCTAAAACATGAGTCAGTCACGTGCGTGCAGCAGACTTCTGCTGCGTCAGCATCTACAGCACATCCCTTGGCATGAAGCTTTTTCTTAATGTAGATGTCTAGATCATCCCACTTTATTGAGCTTAAATGGATTTGATCGCAGTATCTTTGAATAAAGTATCTTGCCCAGACTGCATTTGGTGGAAAACAAAATTGCCAAGTAGCAGGGCATCCTCCTGTTGACTCCTGAAATTGCAGTCAAGGACCTGAAGTGTTTTTCCCACTGTCCCCTTGAAAAGATGCATTATTTCAAAAGAGTCTTCTTTGCAATGGTCTACACAGTTTACATGTAGATTCCTCTGTTCACATGAAAAgtctttttcctgctgtattgCTAATGTTTTACCTCCTTGTTTGCCAGGTATGCTGTTTATTGGAATACAtatgaaacctgaaaaaaaatatatgagaaaacctctcttttgtctttgttcaTATTCATGGAAACCTTTAAGAGATTCTACTTTCTTCATTAGGTTATGTCACATCAGACTGAAACCATATCAACTTTTAAATTGCTATAGCATCTGAATTGTCTACAACAGAATGTGTCTATGTCGACTCGTTatgattctgaaaaaaatcacctctgACCACTAACAAAAGGGGCAGTGTATCTTGAGAACTCTGTGTATGACAAACTGACATACACAATAAATATGAATGTTACTACAGTAACAGATTGAAATTATATAGttcatttaaacttttttccaaCTTCAGTTTAGTCCCAGCTAAAGCACACAGGAAATAAACATATTGAGCTGTCTGGCACCAGGCAACTATCCAGGTCCTGTTCTGTCTAGCGCTGGGCTAGGCTTATCCATCCAATCAACATTAGGAGACTTATTTATGTGAGACAGATTAGTAATAAATGGATTTATTCAGTAGCTTGTTGGATTTATACGTGTAGAAAGCCATTTTAGTTTAAGCAGACTTAAAACTGAGTGACTCCACTACTTTTATAGGCTGTATCTAGAAGCCCTTAGCAAGTTCGAGTGTCCtcttcacaaggaaaaaaaacaaacaaacacacaaaaacaaacaaacaaaaaagcacaaaacccaaaccaagaaaaccccagcaaatcaacaccccaaaaaaccaaagcactgACTGAATTCAGTGGGATGTTTGCTGGAGCAAAAACTGCAAAAGACTTAGGAAGTGGTGAAATGCAAGTGAACATGCAGCTAGCTCAGTGGCAGTTCACAAGGTTAtgttatatttatatacattttatgCAATATTCCATATATAAAAGTCTGATTTGATTATTACAGACTGTAAACTTTTTTAGTCTGTAAAAGAGAAACAACTGATAGAATTCAGAAGGGctatctgttttttctttatcacaCCTATTTGTACTTTAGACGGATTTTGTTCTAAGGCATTAACTTGACATGCACGTCAGGTCTGTGCTGCGTTGAAGTCCGTTTTCACCGATTCGTCTGctgttttttagaaaacaagacagaattCTCCTGAGCGCTATGGTTTATCCATTTCAATCAGATAGTGAGTGGCACATTCTCACCTCATTTGCAGTTTTTAATTCCGATTGgacattgcttttgaaatgtcccttctcttcccccgccccccccccccttatgCTGCCACTTGAAATGTAGCAAGAATGTAATGCTAGGTGCCAGTTTGCTGAATTACAGGGTGACTGCTTTAGCTGATCCCAAAAAGCAAGTGTCTTTTTATACCGCATAAAAGCCTGAAATGTTTACATATCAAAAGGCTATAGGCCAATTTCTGTCAAAATTATACATGAAGTTAAGCAGTACAAGCAATTTATTTAAACACTAGTCATTGtagaaaaattcaaaaccatATGCTCTTTTAGCAGTTTTTCACAAATGCATTTGACCCATGACTTGGCAAGACATGCGTGCTTCATAATTTACTCTAAATTTCAAATCCCCTTGACGTTTAAATAAAAGATCTTCATTAATAAAGTTTATATGAATGAAAACTTTAGAAGCTGATATCGTTAGAGggaagctttaagaaaaaaaaaaaaaaaaagcctttctgccTCGTTTTCAAGTGACTGACTTTCCTAATCAGTTCAAGATAACTTTATTCTGGGAACAAATTACCGTAATTTCGCATTGTATGGgtctttttgtgtttggtggggtttttttagttggttttttttgttgttggttgtttttgttttggtgtttgtttggtgtttggggtttttttttggggggggggtgttgttttggttttatttgattgggtttgggtggggtttttttttttggtgaagcaATGATGCAATCCATCTGAAACCAGCGTAGGGAACGCTGAGAGGCGATGGCATCTGCACGTGAGAGACGCGCTGCGACGCGCCGTTTCCCAGGGGGGCTGGCACGCGGCGACCCACCAGCACCACCGACTGGTCCCAGCCTCCGCCGGGGACCGGCGGCCCAAGGCGGGCGGCAGGCGGGGGCCAAGGTCCTCCGGGCGGGGGCCAGGGTCCGGGTACCGCTCCCGCCGCAGGCCGGCCAGGCGCTGCATTTTGCATCCCCGGAATTATGCCTTaataccttaaaataaaaaacccgGCCGATTTCTCGACAAGCGCATTTTCATTGACTTGTGCATGGTGATTGCTTTGTATGAAATCGTGTTTGGGTAATAATATTGAAAATCATTGCCgtgtttgctttatttcataCCTAACAGCTTGTTCTGCCCCGTGCCCCGCTCCTCTTTAGATCTCTCTTTCAACCCATGCTGCGACTACCCTCCGGTAACAAACAATTGCTTAGCAACACTATGCAGCACAATTTGCTTGCGTTTCATTTGTTATTACAATTTCATCCCGACATCGTGTGACAACTGATTGTTTGTTTAACGCAATTTTACGGTTCCAATGTTAGCGAGGAGCGGATGCGAAATGAGAAACTCCGAGAGCGGGTTTTGCGAAGCGGGCATCGAACCCGGGGATTCGCGGCGAGACTGCtaagattaaaagaaaacaaaacaaaacaaaagttcCCCACGGGGGTGAAAAGTTATTTGAacaaataatctttaaaatggaataaaggTAAGCGTTGCAGCGTGGTGGATCCTCCTTCAGCACAGCCTTCCCGATGGAAAAAGTGCTGGGGAAGCCCGGGGGTGCCGCCGCCCTCCGCTGCCCGCTCGGGCCCCGCGGTGCCCCGCACCTGGGAGCAGCGGGACAGGCGCGGCGGCGACATCCTGGACCAAGTGATGCCCAGCGCCCGAGCCACGGGCACCCCACCGCGGGCCTCCGCACGAGCGGGCCTCCAGCGAGGTGACCCTGTTCCGAGGGGCGGCGACCTGCGGGCACGGTGCTGTCCCCGCCGCCCGGGCTCCGCGGAGCCCCGCGGGGTGCCCTGTCTtgcgccgccgcccccgcggaGCAGCAGCCGCGGCCCGGCAGGAGGGGTGCTCCCCTCCGAGACCCCCGGGGCACCCGCGGGGGACATATCGCCCTCCTCGCCGGTGGGACAGCTGGCCGTGTCTCGGCTGTCGGTAGCCCCTCGGGCCTGGCTCCGCCGGGGGCTCCCAGCCGGGCTTGCCCGAAGCCCCGCTCACCGCCGGGGGCTGCAGAGGCCACCGGAGAGATGCCACCGCGCGCTGCCGCGGAGCCGCCGGGGACGTGAACGGGCATCCCGATGGCGGAATTAAGCAGCGCGCCGCTCTGCGTGCAGCCTGGCCGGGCTGCGCTCGGGGAATTACTTACCAAAACCACCCAGCAAACCAGCCCCAAAttccccccaaacaaacaaataaacaatcaaaaattaaaggaacacctcaaaacaacaacagcagaaaCCCTCCAAATCTCACAGcaccaaaaaacccctctgTCAAATAGTTTCACTTTACATCAAATTCGCAAAATTTGCACGGAGCTCGGGTCTAAATGCCAAAGGCGGAAAGAAAGTGATGGGCAAATAAATTGAAGTAAAGGAAACGATGTCAGTAATTAGTCACATCGCGACGTATCAATAAAGTGAGGATTCGGTCCTGGCATCCTTTTTCTTTAACGTTTATGCGAGTCTTTAGCTAGAAATAGGGGTTTGGTTTAGATAATTCTCAAATGCGGTTTTAAATCCTGGAatacagaggaaaggaaggataAAGATAAAGTGCGAGTAAACGCTAACGAGGGTATTCTTTgttgaggaaaaataatgtgttcCTCGTAAACGGACCCTAATcgcttgttttcatttcatgcGTACAATTTCCTACCTTCTTTGATGGAGGGTTGATGGGGCAAATAGTCTAATCTTATTCAGTTCACCTCCTGTGGATTCCCAGTGACAGTCGTGACAGACGAAGTATTCTGCAAATCACAAAAGCCAGCTACCAAGAGAGCCCAACGTCTTAATAGGAAGAGTTTTAGGGATTTAAAACTGCTCCATTTTAAATTCACGGAACATACAAAATGTAAAGTTGTCCGTATCACTGCAATTCTATAGGCTTTGTTTTCTAAgctagaaaaggaaagattcttccttaaaaaaagaggaggaaaaggcacCAGGATGGATCGGAAGCGAATCGGAACACCCACCAGACCCGGGGATTTGAGATGGCACTGGTCTTTAAAATTTCCACCTCCTggcttgtttaaaaacaaaaagtgatACCTGTCTGGATGggcttctgttaaaaaaaaaataaactgtttacCACATTCACGCGTACATTTACGTCAGGTGATggagcaaaaagagaaaaaaaaatagttcatttACTCGGTGAAGACGTTGTTGCTTCACTGCCTAAAGCTTAAAGCAGAGGAACGCATACCCCTCAGTGCCCCTTCAGTTCTCCGAGCCGGGGGACGCAGGATTCAAACCCTGCTACAGAAATACTTGGAGGGGGAAGAGTTGCACGGTTGTATCGcggtttatttatttatttataaaaaagtgtttctcGACCAATTCGAAACATAAATAATGAATCTGAGCTTCAGACAGAGGAAATCGCACCCACTAACGTGAACTAACACGAGCACAGTAGGTACATAATAGAGAGGGCTAGGAGCTGCTAACCACTTCTGCACAATGGCATTAACAAGATTAACCTGGGCAATTAGCCGGTGCAGCAGAGATCAAGCCTAAATCTGGGGCCTTTCAAAAAAGCCCACTAATGGAAAGGATTACGTTAATTTCATTAATTCTCAATACACAGACCCGGGCTCCTTTCACTCCTTTGTGTAACCCCCACCTCTTCCCCACcaaaaaagggggagaaaaaaaaaatcaaatctggttttgtttgtcatCTGCATATTACCAGGAACTAAATCCAGGATGACGTCGCCTGGGtataaaaaagggaagaggtTCAGATGGATTATACTCCGAGCAGCCCTCTGGGCTGAGATCAGTAAACAGGCGAGAGTTGAGGGGGGAAAGTTCCAGGGGTGGATCCTGCGCACACGCAGACACGCGCACAGGCACACACGCACACTCTGCCCGCAAGCTGCCCTCGGAAAAACCTCCGCTCTTTGCTCTCCgatccctttttaaaatttctccGAAAAGTTTCGATTTCGTgtctctccagccttccccccccccccaacccccccctccctcccttccacCACAACCGCCGCCACCtaccctccctccctccctcccaccccccccccggccggtccccgctgccctgccccggcACGGTTTGGGGCATGCCTGTGAGCATGTTCAGCATCGACAATATCCTGGCGGCCAGACCTCGCTGCAAGGACTCGGTGCTGCTGCCCCCGAGCGCCGCGCCCGTCGTCTTCCCCAGCCTCCACGGGGACTCGCTCTACGGCAGCGCCTCCGACTACGGCGGATTTTACTCCCGGGCGGTGGCACCCGCCTCCGCGCTGCCGCCGGCGGTCACCGGATCTCGGCTGGGCTACAACAACTACTACTACGGGCAGCTGCATGTGCCTGCGTCCCCCGTGGGCCCTTCGTGCTGCGGGGCCGTGCCGCCCCTGGGGGCCCAGCAGTGCTCCTGCGTCCCCCCCGCAGGTAAGGCGGCCCCGCGTGGGACGGGGCGGACGGGTTTTCTTTGTTCCCGCAGCCGCGGGGCAGGAGGGGGTGGCGGGGAGCTGGCGGCCGTGGGCGGCGGGAGTGGGGGCTTTTTCGGcaaagggtgtgtgtgtagggggGAGCAGCGATCTCATGCAAAGCCTGTCGTCGTCTCATCTGTCTGTCCGTAGGTTACGAGGGCAGTGGGTCAGTCCTGATGTCCCCTGTTCCCCATCAGATGTTGCCCTACATGAACGTGGGCACTTTGTCCCGGACCGAGCTGCAGTTACTGAACCAGCTGCACTGCAGGCGGAAAAGACGGCATCGGACTATCTTCACTGACGAGCAGCTGGAAGCGCTGGAAAACCTCTTCCAGGAAACGAAATACCCAGACGTGGGCACCAGGGAACAGCTG includes these proteins:
- the GSC gene encoding LOW QUALITY PROTEIN: homeobox protein goosecoid (The sequence of the model RefSeq protein was modified relative to this genomic sequence to represent the inferred CDS: inserted 2 bases in 1 codon; deleted 1 base in 1 codon) — translated: MTSPGYKKGKRFRWIILRAALWAEISKQARVEGGKFQGWILRTRRHXRTGTHAHSARKLPSEKPPLFALRSLFKISPKSFDFVSLQPSPPPQPPPPSLPPQPPPPTLPPSLPPPPRPVPAALPRTVWGMPVSMFSIDNILAARPRCKDSVLLPPSAAPVVFPSLHGDSLYGSASDYGGFYSRAVAPASALPPAVTGSRLGYNNYYYGQLHVPASPVGPSCCGAVPPLGAQQCSCVPPAGYEGSGSVLMSPVPHQMLPYMNVGTLSRTELQLLNQLHCRRKRRHRTIFTDEQLEALENLFQETKYPDVGTREQLARRVHLREEKVEVWFKNRRAKWRRQKRSSSEESENAQKWNKASKTSPEKRQEDGKSDLDSDS